A single Mixta calida DNA region contains:
- the betI gene encoding transcriptional regulator BetI has product MPKVGMKAIRQAQLIKATLTVIDRVGLAEASLAVIAKEAGVSTGIVSHYFGDKNGLLDACMRQILADLYLAVERQRRQAPDTPEAQIRAIIDGNFDISQIDAPVLKTWLVFWTNSLHQHNLQRLQTINDRRLWSNLTAQFARVMPREQARAAGSCMAALIDGLWLRMTLAPQPMADGLERARSICYQNLALWLQPAQNMH; this is encoded by the coding sequence ATGCCAAAAGTTGGAATGAAGGCCATACGCCAGGCGCAGCTAATTAAAGCCACCCTGACGGTAATCGATCGGGTAGGGCTGGCGGAAGCGAGCCTCGCGGTAATCGCCAAAGAGGCGGGCGTGTCCACCGGCATCGTCAGCCACTATTTCGGCGATAAAAACGGCCTGCTGGACGCCTGTATGCGCCAGATCCTCGCCGACCTCTACCTGGCGGTGGAGCGGCAGCGGCGGCAGGCGCCGGATACGCCGGAGGCGCAGATCCGCGCCATTATCGACGGCAATTTTGATATTTCGCAGATTGACGCGCCGGTGCTGAAAACCTGGCTGGTGTTCTGGACCAACAGCCTGCATCAGCACAACCTGCAGCGGCTGCAGACCATTAACGACCGTCGTCTCTGGTCGAACCTGACGGCGCAGTTCGCCCGCGTCATGCCGCGCGAACAGGCGCGCGCCGCCGGCAGCTGCATGGCGGCGCTGATCGACGGGCTGTGGCTGCGTATGACGCTGGCGCCGCAGCCGATGGCGGACGGGCTCGAGCGGGCGCGTTCAATCTGTTACCAGAATCTTGCGCTCTGGCTACAGCCGGCGCAGAACATGCATTAA
- the betB gene encoding betaine-aldehyde dehydrogenase, translating into MAELPRRGNYINGREEQGQGEIFTTVNPANGRALAEIAAASRADVDRAVESALAGQRIWRSYTPVERSRVLLKAVALLRERNQALAELETADTGKPISETAAVDIVTGADVLEYYAGLAPALQGEQIPLRDSALVYTRREPLGVCAGIGAWNYPIQIALWKSAPALAAGNAMIFKPSEVTPLSALELAKIYSEAGLPAGVFNVVQGAAEVGQALSQHPQIEKISFTGEVNTGKRVMADAALANLKEVTLELGGKSPLIVFDDADLERAVDGAMMANFYSSGQVCTNGTRVFVQRSLLPAFEKRLLEKMARIKTGDPRDPSVNFGPLVSAQHCEKVVSYLQLGKEEGARLLAGGNRITEGALAQGYYVEPTVFSDCHDEMRLVREEIFGPVMSILAFDDEEEAITRANATGYGLAGGVFTQSLNRAHRVIHQLEAGICWVNSWGESPAPMPVGGYKLSGVGRENGLDTLMHYTRTKSVLIEMGDYPSAF; encoded by the coding sequence ATGGCAGAGCTACCACGCCGCGGCAACTACATCAATGGCCGCGAAGAGCAGGGTCAGGGCGAGATCTTCACCACGGTGAATCCGGCCAACGGCAGGGCGCTGGCGGAGATCGCCGCCGCCAGCCGGGCGGACGTGGATCGTGCCGTCGAAAGCGCGCTGGCGGGCCAGCGTATCTGGCGCAGCTATACGCCGGTAGAGCGCAGCCGTGTGCTGCTGAAGGCGGTCGCCCTGCTGCGCGAGCGCAATCAGGCGCTGGCGGAGCTGGAGACGGCCGATACCGGCAAGCCGATTAGCGAAACCGCGGCGGTGGATATCGTTACCGGCGCCGACGTGCTGGAGTACTACGCCGGGCTGGCGCCGGCGCTGCAGGGCGAACAGATCCCGCTGCGCGACAGCGCGCTGGTCTATACCCGCCGCGAACCGCTGGGCGTCTGCGCCGGCATCGGCGCCTGGAACTACCCGATCCAGATCGCCCTGTGGAAAAGCGCTCCGGCGCTGGCGGCCGGCAATGCGATGATCTTCAAACCGAGCGAAGTAACGCCGCTGAGCGCGCTGGAGCTGGCGAAAATCTACAGCGAAGCGGGCCTGCCGGCCGGCGTGTTCAACGTGGTGCAGGGCGCGGCGGAAGTGGGACAGGCGCTGAGCCAGCATCCGCAGATTGAAAAAATCTCCTTCACCGGCGAGGTCAATACCGGCAAGCGGGTGATGGCGGACGCGGCGCTGGCTAACCTGAAAGAGGTTACCCTGGAGCTGGGCGGCAAATCGCCGCTGATCGTCTTTGACGATGCCGACCTGGAGCGGGCGGTCGACGGCGCGATGATGGCCAACTTCTACAGCAGCGGCCAGGTCTGCACCAACGGCACGCGGGTATTCGTCCAGCGTTCGCTGCTGCCGGCATTTGAAAAGCGGCTACTGGAGAAAATGGCGCGCATCAAAACCGGTGACCCGCGCGATCCGTCCGTGAACTTCGGTCCGCTGGTCAGCGCGCAGCACTGTGAAAAAGTGGTCTCTTACCTGCAGCTGGGTAAAGAAGAGGGCGCGCGTCTGCTGGCGGGCGGCAACCGCATTACCGAAGGCGCGCTGGCGCAGGGCTACTACGTCGAGCCGACAGTATTCAGTGACTGCCACGACGAAATGCGCCTCGTACGTGAAGAGATCTTCGGCCCGGTGATGAGCATCCTGGCGTTTGATGACGAAGAGGAAGCTATCACGCGCGCCAACGCCACCGGCTATGGCCTGGCGGGCGGCGTTTTCACCCAGTCGCTGAACCGCGCGCACCGCGTGATCCATCAGCTGGAAGCGGGCATCTGTTGGGTGAACAGCTGGGGCGAATCCCCGGCGCCGATGCCGGTTGGCGGCTATAAGCTCTCGGGCGTGGGGCGTGAAAACGGCCTCGATACCCTGATGCACTACACCCGCACCAAATCCGTGCTGATCGAGATGGGAGATTACCCGTCAGCGTTTTAA
- the betA gene encoding choline dehydrogenase: MQKFDYIIIGAGSAGNVLATRLTEDADVSVLLLEAGGRDHRWDFRTQMPAALAYPLQGKRYNWAYETEPEPQMNNRRMECGRGKGLGGSSLINGMCYIRGNALDYDGWAKKEGLEQWSYLHCLPYFRRAEKRDIGENDYHGGEGYLSVTTPKVGNNPLYRAFIEAAKQAGHHETDDLNGYRQDGFGPMDRTVTPQGRRSSTARGYLDVAKTRPNLTIVTRAQTDRILFEGKTATGVTWLRKGQRQQATATREVLLCAGAIASPQILQRSGVGPEEWLRELDIDVVHALPGVGRNLQDHLEIYMQYRCKEPISLYPALKWWNQPAIGAEWLLKGTGIGASNQFEAGGFIRSDNHPEWPDLQYHFLPVAINYNGSSPVKQHGFQAHVGPMRSMSRGRIKLKSKDPYDAPSIFFNYMSETRDWVEFRAAVRLTREIMRQPALEPYCGAEIQPGFAVQSDEQIDAFIREHAETAYHPCGSCAMGYGEMDVVDDQGRVHGLQRLRVVDASIMPQITTGNLNAPTVMIAEKMSDIIRGRAPLAPSQADYYRLQREQEIAAADAAESA, from the coding sequence ATGCAGAAATTTGACTACATCATTATCGGCGCAGGCTCTGCGGGCAATGTACTGGCCACGCGCCTTACCGAGGATGCTGACGTATCGGTACTGTTACTGGAAGCGGGCGGGCGCGATCACCGCTGGGACTTCCGTACCCAAATGCCAGCCGCTTTGGCTTATCCGCTGCAGGGTAAACGCTATAACTGGGCCTACGAGACCGAGCCGGAACCGCAGATGAACAACCGCCGCATGGAGTGCGGACGCGGAAAAGGGCTGGGCGGCTCTTCGCTGATCAACGGCATGTGTTATATCCGCGGCAACGCGCTCGACTACGACGGCTGGGCGAAAAAAGAGGGGCTGGAACAGTGGTCCTATCTGCACTGTCTGCCCTATTTCCGCCGCGCGGAGAAGCGCGACATTGGCGAGAATGACTATCACGGCGGCGAAGGCTACCTGAGCGTCACCACGCCGAAGGTGGGCAACAATCCGCTCTACCGCGCCTTTATCGAAGCGGCGAAGCAGGCGGGGCATCATGAAACCGACGATCTGAACGGCTACCGTCAGGATGGTTTTGGGCCGATGGATCGCACCGTCACGCCGCAGGGACGGCGCTCCAGCACCGCGCGCGGCTATCTCGACGTGGCGAAAACGCGGCCGAACCTGACTATTGTCACCCGTGCGCAGACCGATCGTATCCTGTTTGAGGGCAAAACCGCCACCGGCGTCACCTGGCTGCGCAAAGGGCAGCGCCAGCAGGCGACCGCCACGCGCGAAGTGCTGCTCTGCGCCGGCGCAATCGCCTCGCCGCAGATCCTGCAGCGCTCCGGCGTCGGCCCGGAAGAGTGGCTGCGCGAACTGGATATCGACGTGGTGCATGCGCTGCCGGGCGTCGGCCGTAACCTGCAGGATCATCTGGAAATCTATATGCAGTACCGCTGCAAAGAGCCGATCTCGCTCTATCCGGCGCTAAAGTGGTGGAACCAGCCGGCGATCGGCGCAGAATGGCTGCTGAAAGGCACCGGCATCGGCGCCAGCAATCAGTTCGAGGCGGGCGGCTTTATCCGCAGCGATAATCACCCGGAGTGGCCCGATCTGCAATATCACTTCCTGCCGGTGGCGATTAACTACAACGGCAGTAGCCCGGTTAAACAGCATGGCTTTCAGGCGCACGTCGGGCCGATGCGCTCAATGAGCCGCGGGCGCATTAAGCTGAAATCGAAAGATCCCTATGACGCGCCCTCGATCTTTTTCAACTATATGTCGGAAACCCGCGACTGGGTGGAGTTCCGCGCGGCGGTGCGCCTGACCCGTGAAATCATGCGCCAGCCGGCGCTGGAGCCTTACTGCGGCGCGGAGATCCAGCCGGGCTTCGCGGTGCAGAGCGACGAGCAGATCGACGCCTTTATCCGCGAGCATGCGGAAACTGCCTATCACCCGTGCGGCAGCTGCGCCATGGGCTATGGCGAGATGGACGTGGTCGACGATCAGGGTCGCGTGCATGGCCTGCAGCGCCTGCGCGTGGTGGATGCCTCGATCATGCCGCAAATTACCACCGGCAACCTGAATGCGCCGACGGTGATGATCGCCGAGAAGATGTCTGACATCATTCGCGGGCGTGCGCCGCTGGCGCCGTCGCAGGCGGATTACTATCGGCTGCAGCGCGAGCAGGAAATTGCCGCGGCGGACGCAGCGGAAAGCGCCTGA
- the nth gene encoding endonuclease III, translating to MNKEKRYEILSRLRANNPHPTTELNFSSPFELLIAVLLSAQATDVSVNKATAKLYPVANTPAAMLELGVEGVKSYIRTIGLFNSKAENVIKTCRILLEKHQGEVPEDRAALEALPGVGRKTANVVLNTAFGWPTIAVDTHIFRVCNRTHFAPGKNVEQVEEKLLKVVPKEFKVDCHHWLILHGRYTCIARKPRCGSCLIEDLCEYKEKTDL from the coding sequence GTGAATAAAGAAAAACGCTATGAAATTTTGTCGCGGCTGCGGGCGAACAACCCGCACCCGACCACTGAGCTGAACTTCAGCTCTCCTTTTGAGCTGCTGATCGCCGTGCTGCTGTCGGCGCAGGCTACCGACGTTAGCGTCAACAAGGCGACGGCGAAGCTCTATCCGGTGGCCAATACGCCCGCCGCGATGCTGGAGCTGGGGGTCGAAGGGGTAAAAAGCTATATCAGGACCATCGGCCTGTTTAACAGCAAAGCGGAGAATGTGATTAAAACCTGCCGCATTCTGCTGGAAAAGCATCAGGGCGAGGTGCCGGAAGATCGCGCCGCGCTGGAGGCGCTGCCCGGCGTCGGCAGGAAAACCGCCAACGTGGTGCTGAACACCGCCTTCGGCTGGCCGACTATCGCCGTCGACACCCATATTTTCCGCGTCTGCAACCGCACTCACTTCGCGCCCGGCAAGAATGTCGAGCAAGTTGAGGAGAAGCTGCTGAAGGTGGTGCCGAAGGAGTTTAAGGTCGACTGTCACCACTGGCTGATCCTGCATGGCCGTTACACCTGCATCGCGCGTAAGCCGCGCTGTGGCTCCTGCCTGATTGAAGATCTCTGCGAATATAAAGAGAAAACCGATCTGTAA
- a CDS encoding electron transport complex subunit E, with product MSEAKNLLIGGLWKNNSALVQLLGLCPLLAVTSTATNALGLGLATTLVLTITNSAISASRRWVPSEIRIPIYVMIIASVVSCVQMLINAYAWGLYQSLGIFIPLIVTNCIVVGRAEAVASKSSIPLSALDGFAIGMGATSAMFVLGSLREIIGNGTLFNGADQLLGPWAKVLRVEVVHFDSPMLLAMLPPGAFIGLGMLLAAKYLLDQKLKARAAAQRDRELPQGQTEKAV from the coding sequence ATGAGTGAAGCTAAAAATTTATTAATCGGCGGGCTGTGGAAAAATAACTCCGCGCTGGTACAGCTGCTGGGCCTTTGCCCGCTGCTGGCGGTGACCTCGACCGCCACTAACGCGTTGGGGCTCGGCCTGGCGACCACGCTGGTGCTGACCATCACCAATAGCGCGATCTCCGCCTCGCGCCGCTGGGTGCCGTCGGAAATCCGCATCCCGATCTACGTGATGATCATCGCCTCGGTGGTGAGCTGCGTGCAGATGCTGATCAACGCTTACGCCTGGGGGCTTTATCAGTCGCTGGGGATTTTTATTCCGCTGATCGTCACCAACTGCATCGTGGTGGGCCGCGCGGAAGCGGTGGCGTCGAAAAGCAGCATTCCGCTGTCGGCGCTGGACGGCTTCGCCATTGGCATGGGCGCCACCAGCGCGATGTTCGTGCTCGGATCGCTGCGTGAGATTATCGGAAACGGCACCCTTTTCAACGGCGCCGATCAGCTGCTTGGCCCGTGGGCGAAAGTCCTGCGCGTGGAGGTGGTGCATTTCGATTCGCCGATGCTGCTGGCGATGCTGCCGCCGGGCGCCTTTATCGGTCTTGGCATGCTGCTGGCGGCGAAATATCTTCTCGACCAGAAACTGAAGGCGCGCGCCGCCGCCCAGCGCGATCGCGAACTGCCGCAGGGCCAGACTGAGAAAGCGGTGTGA
- the rsxG gene encoding electron transport complex subunit RsxG, translating to MLDTIRKNGVTLALFAAVTTGLTAVINTVTKPTIAHQTSVQQKLLLDQVVPPELYDNVMQHECYVVTDSALGNDKPHYLYVARKNNQPVAAALETTAPDGYSGAIQMLVGADFQGKVLGVRVVEHHETPGLGDKIELRISDWITRFSGVQLHGANDSHFAVKKDGGDFDQFTGATITPRAVVNAAKRTTLLIETLPEKLSSLPDCGDANE from the coding sequence ATGCTGGATACCATACGTAAAAATGGCGTGACGCTGGCGCTGTTCGCCGCCGTTACTACCGGCCTGACTGCGGTGATCAACACGGTGACTAAGCCGACCATCGCCCACCAGACCTCGGTGCAGCAAAAGCTGCTGCTGGATCAGGTGGTGCCGCCGGAGCTGTACGATAACGTGATGCAGCATGAATGTTACGTTGTCACAGACAGCGCGCTGGGCAATGACAAGCCGCATTACCTCTACGTGGCGCGTAAAAACAATCAGCCGGTAGCGGCGGCGCTTGAGACCACCGCGCCGGACGGCTATTCTGGCGCAATTCAGATGCTGGTCGGCGCGGATTTCCAGGGCAAGGTGCTGGGCGTGCGCGTGGTGGAGCATCATGAGACGCCGGGCCTCGGCGATAAGATCGAGCTACGCATTTCCGACTGGATCACCCGCTTTAGCGGCGTTCAGCTGCACGGCGCGAACGACAGCCATTTCGCGGTAAAAAAAGATGGCGGCGATTTCGATCAGTTCACCGGCGCCACCATTACCCCACGCGCGGTGGTGAACGCCGCTAAACGCACTACGCTGCTTATTGAAACGCTGCCGGAGAAACTCTCTTCGCTACCCGACTGTGGAGACGCAAATGAGTGA
- the rsxD gene encoding electron transport complex subunit RsxD, whose translation MAFRIASSPYTHNHRATSRIMMLVLLAALPGMAAQWYFFGYGNLIQVALAALTAWGTEAAILHLRKQPVLANLGDHSALLTALLLGVSLPPLAPWWLIVIGTAFAIIIAKQLYGGLGQNPFNPAMIGYVVLLISFPMQMTSWLPPEALQSVTPGLFDSLSMIFTHHTLAGDTIQQLQMGADGVSQATPLDTFKTGLRAGHSAEQLLAQPIFGGAVAGIGWQWVNIGFLLGGLFLLLTNTIRWHIPVSFLASLAVCATLGWFFSPGTLASPLIHLFSGATMLGAFFIATDPITASTTNKGRLIFGALIGLLVWLIRSFGGYPDGVAFAVLLANICVPLIDYYTQPRVYGHRKE comes from the coding sequence ATGGCTTTTCGTATAGCAAGTTCCCCTTATACCCATAACCATCGGGCCACCAGCCGCATCATGATGCTGGTGCTGCTGGCGGCGCTGCCCGGCATGGCCGCTCAGTGGTACTTTTTCGGCTACGGCAACCTGATTCAGGTGGCGCTGGCAGCCCTGACCGCATGGGGCACCGAAGCGGCGATCCTCCACCTGCGCAAGCAGCCGGTGCTGGCGAATCTGGGCGACCACTCCGCGTTGCTCACCGCCCTGCTGTTGGGCGTCAGTCTGCCGCCGCTGGCACCCTGGTGGTTGATCGTTATCGGTACCGCCTTTGCCATTATTATCGCCAAACAGCTTTACGGCGGCCTCGGACAAAATCCGTTTAATCCGGCAATGATCGGCTATGTGGTGCTGCTGATCTCTTTCCCGATGCAAATGACCAGCTGGCTGCCGCCGGAAGCGTTGCAGTCGGTAACGCCGGGCCTGTTCGATTCGCTGAGCATGATCTTCACCCATCACACGCTGGCGGGCGATACCATCCAGCAGCTGCAAATGGGCGCTGACGGCGTCAGCCAGGCGACGCCGCTCGATACCTTCAAAACCGGTCTGCGTGCCGGACACAGCGCGGAGCAGCTGCTGGCGCAGCCGATTTTCGGCGGCGCTGTCGCCGGCATCGGCTGGCAGTGGGTCAATATCGGCTTCCTGCTGGGCGGCCTGTTCCTGCTGCTGACCAACACCATTCGCTGGCATATCCCTGTCAGCTTCCTGGCTTCGCTGGCGGTGTGCGCGACGTTGGGTTGGTTTTTCTCGCCCGGCACGCTCGCTTCGCCGCTGATCCATCTCTTTTCCGGCGCGACGATGCTGGGCGCGTTTTTTATCGCTACCGACCCGATTACCGCCTCGACCACCAATAAAGGCCGGCTGATTTTCGGCGCGCTGATCGGTCTGCTGGTATGGCTGATCCGCAGCTTTGGCGGCTACCCGGACGGCGTGGCGTTCGCCGTGCTGTTGGCCAACATCTGCGTGCCGCTGATCGATTACTACACCCAGCCGCGCGTATACGGCCATCGCAAGGAGTAA
- the rsxC gene encoding electron transport complex subunit RsxC produces the protein MLNLLNIFRKDKIWDFDGGIHPPEMKTQSNGTPLRQLPLADRFIIPLKQHIGHEGEICVKPGDKVLRGQPLTFGTGRMLPVHAPTSGVIEAIGPHMTAHPSGLAEMSVFIAPDGEDRWIERDGVADYRQLPREEVIKRIHQAGVAGLGGAGFPTATKLKGGLNSTRTLIINAAECEPYITADDRLMQDCADEVIEGSRILAWVLQAERVLIGIEDNKPEAIAALKRALGGANDLQLRVIPTKYPSGGAKQLTKILTGKEVPHGGRSSDIGVLMQNVGTAWAVKRAIIDGEPLTERVVTLTGEAVTQPGNVWGRLGTPVSHLLHHAGFQPQPKQMVIMGGPLMGFTLPALDVPVVKITNCLLAPSASEMGEPQPELSCIRCSACADACPANLLPQQLYWYSQGADHDKARAYHIDDCIECGACAWVCPSNIPLVQYYRQEKAELRAIDLEAKRTAEAKARFEARQARLEREKLAREARHAQAKRKVSASEQDEIAAALARVKAKKAAEVDVNAGDAPDNAAVIAQREARKALARQRQAEKQAETEPLSRQACDPRKAAVEAAIARAKAKKAQQEQDNAEIQSGAADPRKAAVEAAIARAKAKKAQQAQDAAASDSAPDAVDPRKAAVEAAIARAKAKKAQQAQDAAASDSAPDAVDPRKAAVEAAIARAKAKKAQQAQDAAASESAPDAAEAIMPESERMAEAADARKVAVATAIARAKAKKAQQATAEKHHAAEETETESQSVPSTDAMTPESESVPLAAAEPESADAAPVDARKAAIEAAVARAKAKKAQQQAAENADTDEADARRKAAVAAAVARAKARKAQQQTGLED, from the coding sequence ATGCTTAACCTACTGAATATCTTCCGTAAAGATAAGATTTGGGACTTTGACGGCGGCATTCATCCGCCTGAAATGAAGACCCAGTCCAACGGCACGCCGCTGCGTCAGCTGCCGCTGGCGGATCGCTTTATCATTCCGTTAAAGCAGCATATCGGCCACGAAGGCGAAATCTGCGTCAAACCCGGCGATAAAGTGCTGCGCGGCCAGCCGCTGACCTTCGGAACCGGGCGAATGCTGCCGGTGCATGCGCCGACCTCAGGCGTGATTGAGGCAATCGGCCCACATATGACCGCGCACCCTTCCGGTCTGGCGGAGATGTCGGTATTTATCGCCCCCGACGGCGAAGATCGCTGGATCGAGCGCGACGGCGTGGCGGATTATCGCCAGCTGCCGCGTGAAGAAGTGATTAAACGTATTCACCAGGCGGGCGTCGCCGGACTCGGCGGCGCGGGCTTCCCAACCGCGACCAAACTAAAAGGCGGGCTGAACAGCACCCGCACGCTGATTATCAATGCCGCCGAGTGCGAACCCTATATCACCGCCGATGACCGCCTGATGCAGGACTGCGCCGATGAGGTAATTGAAGGCAGTCGTATTCTCGCCTGGGTATTACAGGCGGAGCGTGTGCTAATCGGCATTGAAGACAACAAGCCGGAAGCAATCGCCGCGCTGAAGCGCGCGCTGGGCGGCGCCAATGATTTGCAGCTGCGCGTTATTCCTACCAAATATCCTTCCGGCGGCGCGAAGCAGCTGACCAAAATTCTGACCGGCAAAGAGGTGCCGCATGGCGGGCGCTCCTCCGATATCGGCGTGCTGATGCAGAACGTCGGCACCGCCTGGGCCGTGAAGCGCGCGATTATCGACGGCGAGCCGCTGACCGAACGCGTCGTGACCCTGACCGGCGAAGCGGTGACGCAGCCGGGCAACGTCTGGGGACGGCTCGGCACGCCGGTCAGCCATCTGCTGCACCATGCGGGCTTTCAGCCGCAGCCAAAGCAGATGGTGATTATGGGCGGTCCGCTAATGGGCTTTACCCTGCCAGCGCTGGATGTGCCGGTGGTGAAAATCACCAACTGTCTGCTGGCGCCGTCGGCCAGCGAGATGGGCGAACCGCAGCCGGAGCTTTCCTGCATCCGTTGCAGCGCCTGCGCCGACGCCTGCCCGGCCAATCTGCTGCCGCAGCAGCTCTACTGGTACAGCCAGGGCGCCGATCACGACAAGGCGCGCGCTTACCATATTGACGATTGCATCGAATGCGGCGCCTGCGCCTGGGTTTGCCCCAGTAATATTCCACTGGTGCAGTATTACCGCCAGGAGAAGGCGGAACTGCGCGCTATCGATCTGGAAGCGAAACGCACCGCCGAAGCGAAAGCGCGCTTTGAAGCGCGTCAGGCGCGTCTGGAACGGGAAAAACTGGCCCGTGAAGCGCGTCATGCGCAGGCGAAGCGTAAGGTTAGCGCCAGCGAACAGGATGAAATCGCCGCTGCGCTGGCGCGCGTGAAGGCGAAGAAAGCGGCAGAGGTTGACGTTAACGCGGGCGACGCGCCCGATAACGCCGCCGTCATTGCCCAGCGCGAGGCGCGTAAAGCGCTGGCGCGCCAGCGTCAGGCGGAAAAACAGGCGGAGACCGAGCCGCTGTCGCGTCAGGCGTGCGATCCGCGCAAGGCGGCGGTGGAAGCCGCTATCGCCCGCGCCAAAGCGAAAAAAGCGCAGCAGGAACAGGATAACGCGGAAATTCAGAGCGGCGCAGCGGATCCGCGCAAGGCGGCGGTAGAAGCCGCTATCGCCCGCGCCAAAGCGAAGAAAGCACAGCAGGCGCAGGATGCCGCGGCAAGCGACAGCGCCCCTGACGCGGTTGACCCGCGCAAGGCGGCGGTGGAAGCCGCTATCGCCCGCGCCAAAGCGAAGAAAGCGCAGCAGGCGCAGGATGCCGCGGCAAGCGACAGCGCCCCTGACGCGGTTGACCCGCGCAAGGCGGCGGTGGAAGCCGCTATCGCCCGCGCCAAAGCGAAGAAAGCGCAGCAGGCGCAGGATGCCGCGGCAAGCGAAAGCGCGCCTGACGCAGCGGAGGCGATAATGCCGGAAAGCGAGCGCATGGCTGAAGCCGCTGACGCGCGTAAGGTTGCAGTCGCCACCGCCATCGCCCGCGCCAAAGCCAAAAAGGCGCAGCAGGCGACGGCGGAGAAACATCACGCCGCTGAAGAGACCGAAACGGAAAGCCAGAGCGTGCCATCAACGGATGCGATGACGCCGGAAAGCGAAAGCGTGCCTTTAGCCGCCGCCGAGCCGGAAAGCGCTGACGCCGCGCCGGTCGATGCGCGTAAGGCGGCTATTGAAGCGGCCGTCGCCCGTGCCAAAGCGAAAAAAGCACAACAACAGGCGGCGGAGAACGCCGACACGGATGAAGCGGACGCGCGCCGTAAAGCCGCCGTGGCCGCCGCCGTTGCGCGCGCCAAAGCGCGTAAAGCACAGCAGCAAACAGGCTTAGAGGATTAA
- the rsxB gene encoding electron transport complex subunit RsxB, with the protein MTAIWIAIAAISALCLIFGGLLGYASRRFKVEADPIVEQIDAILPQSQCGQCGYPGCRPYAEAVGNNGEAINKCAPGGEQTMLKLAGLLNVEPQPIDGDESAKEPVRTVAWIDEANCIGCTKCIQACPVDAIVGATRAMHTVLSDVCTGCDLCVAPCPTDCIEMRPVATTTANWKWDLQTIPVRVIPVESHA; encoded by the coding sequence ATGACCGCTATCTGGATAGCTATTGCTGCAATTAGCGCCCTGTGCCTGATTTTCGGTGGGCTGTTGGGCTATGCGTCACGCCGCTTTAAAGTGGAAGCGGACCCGATCGTTGAACAAATCGACGCCATTTTGCCGCAGAGCCAGTGCGGGCAGTGCGGCTATCCCGGCTGTCGCCCCTACGCCGAAGCGGTGGGCAACAACGGCGAGGCGATCAATAAATGCGCCCCCGGCGGCGAACAGACGATGCTGAAGCTGGCGGGCCTGCTCAATGTGGAGCCGCAGCCGATCGACGGCGACGAAAGCGCGAAAGAACCGGTGCGCACCGTGGCCTGGATTGACGAAGCGAACTGCATCGGCTGCACTAAGTGCATTCAGGCCTGTCCGGTCGATGCGATCGTCGGCGCCACGCGTGCGATGCACACCGTGCTGAGCGACGTCTGCACCGGCTGCGATCTCTGCGTCGCTCCCTGCCCAACCGACTGTATTGAAATGCGTCCGGTTGCCACCACCACGGCTAACTGGAAATGGGATCTGCAAACCATCCCGGTACGGGTCATTCCTGTGGAAAGTCATGCTTAA
- the rsxA gene encoding electron transport complex subunit RsxA — translation MTDYLLLFVGTVLVNNFVLVKFLGLCPFMGVSKKLETAIGMGLATTFVITLASICAWLVNHLILLPLDLVYLRTLAYILVIAVTVQFTEMVVRKTSPALYRLLGIFLPLITTNCAVLAVPLLSVNLNHTFLQAALYGFSASLGFSLVMVLFAGMRERLVLANVPAPFKGSSIALITAGLMALAFMGFTGLVKF, via the coding sequence ATGACCGATTACCTGCTTCTTTTCGTTGGCACAGTGCTGGTGAATAACTTCGTTCTGGTGAAGTTTCTCGGCCTTTGTCCCTTTATGGGCGTTTCCAAAAAGCTGGAAACGGCGATTGGCATGGGCCTCGCGACCACATTCGTTATAACCCTGGCCTCGATCTGCGCCTGGCTGGTGAATCACCTTATTCTGCTGCCGCTGGATCTGGTCTATCTGCGCACGCTGGCCTATATCCTCGTGATCGCCGTCACCGTGCAGTTCACGGAGATGGTGGTGCGTAAGACCAGCCCGGCGCTCTATCGCCTGCTGGGTATCTTTTTGCCGCTGATCACCACCAACTGCGCGGTGCTGGCGGTGCCGTTGCTAAGCGTCAACCTCAACCATACCTTTTTGCAGGCGGCGCTTTACGGCTTCAGCGCCTCGCTGGGCTTTTCGCTGGTGATGGTGCTGTTTGCCGGTATGCGTGAACGTCTGGTGCTGGCGAATGTGCCGGCCCCGTTCAAGGGTTCCTCTATCGCCCTGATCACGGCTGGCCTGATGGCGCTGGCCTTTATGGGCTTTACTGGTCTGGTGAAATTCTGA